From a region of the Thiohalomonas denitrificans genome:
- a CDS encoding class I SAM-dependent methyltransferase — MDPFSDEKIFDSWSKNAPQWSEVVRKGKIESRRLVTNNAIVEAILKRSPQSVLDVGCGEGWLVRELADKVAHVSGADVIPGLIERAQDAGGGSFYVASYDEIAKGALDSLSDVVVCNFSLLGKESVETLFKAVPSLLAPNGAFIVQTLHPMVSCGDSPYQDGWREGSWDGFSPDFTDPAPWYFRTLGSWVTLFLNSGFRLLEISEPIHPKTHMPASVIFIAETTPNNPLQPTADASAE, encoded by the coding sequence ATGGACCCGTTCAGTGATGAAAAGATATTTGACTCGTGGTCTAAGAATGCGCCCCAGTGGAGCGAGGTTGTCCGCAAAGGGAAAATTGAGAGCCGTCGGTTGGTAACAAACAACGCGATCGTTGAAGCTATTCTAAAGCGTTCACCCCAATCTGTTCTTGACGTTGGCTGCGGGGAGGGATGGCTTGTCCGCGAGCTGGCTGACAAGGTGGCGCATGTGTCCGGGGCAGATGTCATTCCCGGTCTCATCGAACGTGCTCAGGACGCAGGAGGTGGCAGTTTCTATGTGGCTTCTTACGATGAAATTGCCAAGGGTGCGCTTGATAGTTTATCCGACGTTGTCGTCTGTAATTTCTCTCTTCTTGGTAAGGAATCGGTCGAGACGCTGTTTAAGGCGGTGCCATCGCTCTTGGCGCCGAACGGAGCCTTCATCGTACAAACGCTCCATCCGATGGTTTCGTGTGGCGACTCCCCGTATCAGGATGGTTGGCGAGAAGGCTCATGGGACGGGTTTAGCCCTGATTTCACAGATCCTGCCCCATGGTATTTCAGGACATTGGGCAGTTGGGTGACACTGTTCTTGAATAGCGGATTTCGGCTACTTGAGATAAGTGAACCCATCCATCCAAAGACCCATATGCCTGCCTCCGTTATATTCATTGCAGAGACAACGCCCAACAACCCATTGCAGCCGACGGCTGACGCGTCGGCTGAATGA
- a CDS encoding DUF6624 domain-containing protein, translated as MSDELRQELLSMQKDDQRLMRELMDAGELREEEYHPRLKWLHERHIARIKEIIAEHGWPGRSLVGQEGAKAAWLVVQHGVLDQEFMEGALPLLKVAVATGEAEGWCLAYLQDRTLTMAGKPQVYGTQHDFDENGVAYPLPMADPGKVDKLREEMGMGPLAQATKRIQEAYQPMIKNRDDG; from the coding sequence ATGAGCGACGAGTTGCGTCAAGAACTGCTGTCAATGCAGAAAGACGATCAGCGACTTATGCGGGAGCTCATGGATGCTGGGGAATTGCGGGAAGAGGAATATCATCCTCGCCTCAAGTGGCTGCATGAAAGGCATATCGCGCGCATTAAGGAGATCATTGCGGAACATGGCTGGCCAGGGAGAAGCCTCGTTGGCCAGGAGGGCGCCAAGGCGGCATGGCTGGTGGTTCAGCATGGTGTTCTAGATCAAGAGTTCATGGAAGGTGCATTGCCTTTGTTGAAGGTGGCGGTTGCGACAGGTGAGGCCGAGGGTTGGTGCTTGGCGTACCTGCAAGATAGGACGTTGACCATGGCAGGGAAGCCTCAGGTATACGGTACCCAGCACGATTTTGACGAGAACGGAGTGGCCTATCCATTGCCAATGGCCGATCCCGGAAAAGTAGACAAGTTGCGGGAAGAGATGGGTATGGGACCGTTGGCGCAGGCGACGAAGCGAATTCAGGAGGCATACCAGCCGATGATCAAAAATCGGGACGATGGCTAA
- a CDS encoding LysE family translocator, producing the protein MISSEYLITSLVVVLIPGAGVLFTVSTGLVQGRSASVIAALGCTLGILPHLVATYLGLAVVMHTSALAFQLLKYAGVAYLFYLAYATWRDCSVFTVEHVPSRTASFYLIGRAILLNLLNPKLTIFFLAFLPQFIKPGSVAPLAQFLVLSAVFMAMTFSIFVVYGLVAYAFRKLVIESPRVQGWLRTGFAAAFAGLGTQLALSER; encoded by the coding sequence GTGATCTCATCTGAATATCTCATCACTTCTCTGGTCGTCGTGCTGATCCCAGGAGCGGGCGTGCTGTTCACCGTCTCTACTGGTCTGGTTCAGGGCAGATCTGCCAGCGTGATTGCTGCGCTAGGATGCACGTTAGGCATCCTCCCACATTTGGTGGCTACATACCTTGGTCTGGCCGTTGTCATGCACACCAGCGCACTAGCTTTCCAACTGCTCAAGTATGCCGGTGTCGCCTATCTGTTCTATTTGGCGTATGCCACCTGGCGTGATTGTTCAGTCTTCACGGTCGAACATGTGCCTTCGCGTACAGCATCGTTCTACCTGATAGGCAGAGCGATTCTGCTGAATCTCCTGAATCCGAAGCTCACGATCTTCTTTCTGGCCTTCTTGCCCCAGTTCATCAAGCCCGGTTCAGTCGCACCACTGGCACAGTTTCTCGTTTTGAGCGCCGTATTCATGGCCATGACTTTTTCAATCTTTGTTGTGTACGGATTAGTGGCTTATGCGTTCCGCAAACTGGTAATCGAATCGCCGCGAGTTCAGGGTTGGCTGCGCACCGGATTCGCGGCGGCGTTTGCGGGTTTGGGTACTCAACTGGCGCTGTCCGAACGATGA
- a CDS encoding LysE family translocator produces the protein MISSEYLITSLVVVLIPGAGVLFTVSTGLVQGRSASVIAALGCTLGILPHLVATYLGLAVVMHTSALAFQLLKYAGVAYLFYLAYATWRDCSVFTVEHVPSRTASFYLIGRAILLNLLNPKLTIFFLAFLPQFIEPGSVAPLAQFLVLSAVFMAMTFSIFVVYGLVAYAFRKLVIESPRVQGWLRTGFAAAFAGLGTQLALSER, from the coding sequence GTGATCTCATCTGAATATCTCATCACTTCTCTGGTAGTCGTGCTGATCCCAGGAGCGGGCGTGCTGTTTACCGTCTCTACTGGTCTGGTTCAGGGCAGATCTGCCAGCGTGATTGCTGCGCTAGGATGCACTTTAGGCATCCTTCCACATTTGGTGGCTACATACCTTGGTCTGGCCGTTGTCATGCACACCAGCGCACTAGCTTTCCAACTGCTCAAGTATGCCGGTGTCGCCTATCTGTTCTATTTGGCGTATGCCACTTGGCGTGATTGTTCAGTCTTCACGGTCGAACATGTGCCTTCGCGTACAGCATCGTTCTACCTGATAGGCAGAGCGATTCTGCTGAATCTCCTGAATCCGAAGCTCACGATCTTCTTTCTGGCCTTCTTGCCCCAGTTCATCGAGCCCGGTTCAGTCGCACCACTGGCACAGTTTCTCGTTTTGAGCGCCGTATTCATGGCCATGACTTTTTCGATCTTTGTTGTGTACGGATTAGTGGCTTATGCGTTCCGCAAACTGGTAATCGAATCGCCGCGAGTTCAGGGTTGGCTGCGCACCGGATTCGCAGCGGCGTTTGCGGGTTTGGGTACTCAACTGGCGCTGTCCGAACGATGA
- a CDS encoding hemerythrin domain-containing protein, with product MFGLFKKNEPTEPDAEASSSEAFPTAPGTEIRYSPELVEKLKEDHKDLIELYGQIAEEFAQADYKAVSQSLARFRGLLQGHLLTENVRLYIYLDRQFAHDDTKSELIRKFRREMDGIGRAATNFLRKYEAIGVNTELADAFKRDFNEVGQVLVQRIEREESTLYPLYMPTY from the coding sequence ATGTTTGGACTTTTCAAGAAGAACGAGCCGACCGAGCCGGATGCAGAGGCATCCTCCAGCGAGGCGTTCCCGACGGCACCGGGAACGGAGATCCGCTACAGCCCCGAGCTGGTGGAGAAGCTCAAGGAGGATCACAAGGATCTGATTGAACTTTATGGACAGATCGCCGAGGAGTTTGCCCAGGCCGACTATAAGGCCGTGTCGCAGTCACTGGCTCGATTTCGTGGCCTGCTGCAGGGGCACCTGTTGACCGAGAATGTCCGTCTCTATATCTATCTCGATCGCCAGTTCGCTCACGACGACACCAAGTCCGAACTGATCCGCAAATTCCGCCGGGAGATGGACGGTATCGGCCGGGCGGCAACCAATTTTCTGCGCAAGTACGAGGCGATCGGCGTCAATACCGAACTTGCCGATGCCTTCAAGCGTGACTTCAACGAAGTGGGGCAGGTACTGGTCCAGCGCATCGAGCGGGAGGAATCCACCCTCTATCCGCTCTACATGCCTACCTACTGA
- a CDS encoding VOC family protein: MNIDHVALNAVSLEKEVQFFVDFLGLEILQKWESPRQAYVGSKEGPVIGLIENPDYDGSVFTMAHLAFSVPESEFDGWVKKINESDLPVIAGPREQRGGRTILFRTPSKNIVEVCYPEARKTIEQKAY, from the coding sequence TTGAATATCGATCATGTGGCGCTTAATGCCGTTTCCCTGGAAAAGGAGGTCCAGTTTTTCGTCGACTTTCTCGGGCTGGAAATCCTTCAAAAATGGGAGTCTCCCCGGCAGGCGTATGTCGGTTCGAAAGAGGGGCCGGTGATTGGGCTGATAGAGAATCCTGATTACGATGGTTCAGTATTCACAATGGCGCACCTCGCGTTCAGTGTGCCTGAGTCGGAGTTTGATGGTTGGGTGAAGAAGATTAACGAATCTGATTTGCCAGTCATAGCCGGCCCCAGGGAGCAAAGAGGCGGAAGAACGATCCTCTTTCGAACGCCGAGCAAGAACATTGTTGAAGTCTGTTATCCTGAAGCTAGGAAAACGATTGAACAGAAAGCATATTAG
- a CDS encoding IS256 family transposase: MSKEFDFEEALAALRNGQDLTGKDGILTPLIKQLTEAALKAELEAHLEQEEPPNRKNGSSKKTVKSSTGSFELETPRDRRGTFEPKLVKKHQTHLTDEIERKVLSLFALGNSYQDIAGHIADLYGLSLSNATISAVTDKLLPELEQWRNRPLQSHYPFVWLDAIHYKVKEEGRYVQKAVYTVLGLTLEGKKEILGLYLSETEGANFWLSVITDLQNRGVEDILIAAVDGLKGFPEAINSVFPKTEVQLCIIHQIRNSMKYVASKHQKAFMADLKPVYRAANKGAAETALDELEARWGQQYPIVLKSWRSKWENLSVYFKYPADIRRVIYTTNAIEAVHRQFRKLTKTKGAFPNESSLLKLLYVGIQNASKKWTMPIQNWNLTLSQLAIYFDGRLDGVLEI, from the coding sequence ATGTCCAAAGAGTTCGATTTTGAAGAGGCCCTTGCGGCCCTGCGCAACGGTCAGGACCTGACCGGCAAAGACGGTATCCTCACCCCGCTTATCAAGCAGCTGACCGAGGCCGCGCTCAAGGCCGAGTTGGAGGCCCACCTTGAGCAGGAAGAGCCCCCTAATCGCAAGAACGGCAGCAGCAAGAAAACCGTCAAGTCATCCACTGGCAGCTTCGAACTGGAAACGCCTCGGGACCGCAGAGGCACTTTCGAGCCAAAACTGGTCAAGAAGCACCAGACCCACCTGACCGACGAAATTGAGCGCAAGGTCCTGTCGCTGTTCGCCCTGGGCAATAGCTATCAGGACATCGCTGGGCACATTGCCGACCTGTACGGCCTGAGCCTTTCCAATGCCACTATCAGTGCGGTCACCGACAAGCTCTTGCCGGAGCTAGAGCAGTGGCGCAACCGCCCGCTTCAGAGCCACTACCCCTTCGTCTGGCTCGATGCCATCCACTACAAGGTCAAGGAAGAGGGGCGCTATGTCCAGAAGGCGGTCTACACGGTCTTGGGGCTGACGCTGGAGGGGAAGAAGGAAATCCTCGGCCTCTACCTGTCTGAGACCGAAGGGGCCAACTTCTGGCTCTCAGTAATCACCGACCTGCAAAACCGCGGAGTGGAAGATATCCTCATCGCCGCCGTTGACGGACTCAAGGGTTTCCCGGAGGCCATCAATTCAGTCTTCCCCAAGACCGAAGTCCAGCTGTGCATCATCCACCAAATCCGCAACTCCATGAAGTACGTCGCCTCGAAGCACCAGAAAGCCTTCATGGCCGATTTGAAGCCGGTTTACCGGGCAGCCAACAAGGGCGCTGCTGAAACGGCGCTCGATGAGCTGGAGGCGCGTTGGGGCCAGCAGTACCCGATTGTCCTTAAGTCCTGGCGCAGCAAGTGGGAGAACCTGTCGGTCTACTTTAAATACCCGGCCGACATCCGACGGGTCATCTACACCACCAACGCCATTGAGGCGGTGCATCGGCAGTTTCGCAAGCTGACCAAAACCAAGGGGGCCTTCCCCAATGAGAGCAGCCTGCTGAAATTACTCTATGTCGGAATTCAGAATGCCTCGAAGAAATGGACCATGCCGATTCAGAACTGGAACTTGACCCTCTCCCAACTGGCGATTTACTTTGACGGCCGGTTAGATGGCGTGCTGGAAATCTAA
- a CDS encoding response regulator, giving the protein MNILIAEDDELNRYLNSRLMDGWGYRYDMAANGMEAVEFVRNNPGKYDLCLMDVEMPVMNGIDATRIIRRESKYFPILGHSANPDFEAKCLMVGMDDFVDKLCAPGRLLEKVGLLTVKALRFVAQGNRITVEEEMPMDQQHAQEIRELAKRDLRKVKLFDYPDSAVIVHKNVTNKISHDFNVKKQLLSTFINRDPEKPTRCELYKESKYFMPQTYLTEDEFDALIEAENKELNAYLDLSLKGKED; this is encoded by the coding sequence ATGAATATACTGATCGCGGAAGACGATGAACTGAATCGGTATCTGAATAGCCGGCTAATGGATGGTTGGGGCTATCGGTATGATATGGCAGCGAATGGAATGGAGGCTGTCGAATTCGTGAGAAACAATCCAGGCAAATACGACCTCTGTTTGATGGATGTGGAAATGCCGGTAATGAACGGCATAGATGCCACGAGGATCATTCGGAGGGAGAGCAAGTACTTCCCTATCCTCGGGCACTCAGCGAATCCTGATTTTGAAGCCAAATGCCTTATGGTCGGCATGGATGATTTTGTCGACAAGTTGTGCGCTCCCGGTCGGCTGCTTGAGAAAGTCGGTCTACTGACCGTGAAGGCGCTTCGTTTCGTAGCCCAAGGCAATCGAATAACCGTTGAAGAGGAAATGCCCATGGATCAGCAGCACGCGCAGGAAATTCGCGAGTTGGCCAAACGAGACTTGCGGAAAGTTAAGTTGTTCGACTATCCGGATAGCGCGGTGATCGTCCACAAGAACGTCACCAACAAGATATCCCATGACTTCAACGTCAAAAAACAGCTGCTCTCAACATTCATCAACCGCGATCCGGAAAAGCCCACTCGATGCGAATTGTACAAAGAGAGCAAGTACTTCATGCCGCAAACGTATCTGACCGAAGACGAGTTTGATGCATTAATTGAGGCGGAAAACAAGGAATTGAATGCGTACCTGGATCTTTCTCTCAAGGGTAAAGAAGACTAG
- a CDS encoding NAD(P)H-dependent oxidoreductase, with amino-acid sequence MKCLVVKAHPLSESLCSCLADRAMGVLRDAGHVVEAEDLYAEGFAASLTEAERDSYYAGPYAAQQVRPQIERLLAAEAIVLVFPTWWFGFPAILKGWFDRVWAPGVVYDHADQYGPIKPRLTNLRHLLAVTSLGSPWWVDRFVLRQPVKRVLKTAIAGTCAPQCRLDLLSLYKSEQLTQAQVEQFGLRIERALQRWPV; translated from the coding sequence ATGAAATGCCTTGTTGTAAAAGCGCATCCTCTTTCAGAAAGCCTATGCTCGTGTCTTGCTGATCGGGCCATGGGTGTGCTTCGCGATGCCGGTCATGTGGTCGAGGCGGAAGATCTCTACGCAGAGGGCTTTGCTGCTTCGCTGACGGAAGCGGAGCGAGACAGCTATTACGCCGGGCCCTACGCGGCGCAGCAGGTTAGGCCGCAGATTGAGAGGCTGCTGGCGGCAGAAGCGATCGTTCTGGTGTTTCCCACTTGGTGGTTTGGCTTTCCTGCCATCCTCAAGGGTTGGTTTGATCGGGTCTGGGCGCCGGGCGTGGTGTATGACCATGCTGATCAGTATGGTCCCATCAAACCCAGGCTCACGAACCTCCGCCATCTCCTTGCCGTGACGTCGCTTGGCTCGCCATGGTGGGTCGACCGGTTTGTGCTACGGCAGCCTGTCAAGCGCGTGCTCAAGACAGCCATCGCCGGCACCTGCGCGCCACAGTGTCGCCTGGACCTTCTGTCGCTGTACAAGAGTGAGCAGCTCACACAGGCACAGGTGGAGCAGTTTGGGTTGCGGATAGAACGGGCACTGCAACGGTGGCCGGTATAA
- a CDS encoding SecDF P1 head subdomain-containing protein, whose product MMRFRSLLAIAGGLLSVARGVNALVDEPIVYRLCRGDVQSVELQRAEGDYRTTVQLSSHASKAFATFTEMNIGKYVIVVAGESILSNAIIRERIDSGRLVSASAREEEAIQLRGAILERLPGSPCGYAQQRSKPDTGKHRGATRDVQ is encoded by the coding sequence ATGATGCGGTTTAGAAGCCTCCTTGCGATTGCCGGCGGATTGCTCTCAGTGGCCCGTGGCGTAAACGCATTGGTAGATGAGCCAATCGTTTATAGGCTCTGCCGAGGGGATGTCCAGTCAGTCGAACTGCAAAGGGCAGAAGGGGATTACCGGACGACGGTGCAGTTGTCCAGCCATGCTTCCAAGGCGTTTGCCACTTTCACTGAAATGAACATTGGAAAGTATGTGATCGTGGTTGCCGGAGAATCCATTCTGTCCAATGCGATCATTAGGGAGCGCATAGATTCGGGGCGGCTCGTAAGTGCTTCTGCCAGAGAGGAAGAGGCCATACAGCTTCGAGGTGCAATCCTGGAGAGGCTTCCTGGCTCGCCCTGCGGGTACGCCCAACAACGCAGTAAACCGGACACCGGAAAGCATCGCGGCGCTACGCGGGATGTTCAGTAG